From a single Clostridium isatidis genomic region:
- the yabP gene encoding sporulation protein YabP — MEKKIENKLEEARSNIYLENRKKLTLTGAEEVISFDDEKILLNTKLGFLTIKGSELKMNKLDVQNGDLIIIGNIASIVYSSKEGKKEKESIISRLFR; from the coding sequence ATGGAGAAGAAAATTGAAAATAAATTAGAAGAAGCAAGAAGTAATATATATTTAGAAAATAGAAAAAAGCTAACTCTTACAGGAGCTGAGGAAGTAATTAGTTTTGATGATGAAAAGATATTATTAAATACAAAATTAGGATTTTTAACAATTAAAGGTTCTGAATTAAAAATGAATAAGTTAGATGTTCAAAATGGAGATTTAATAATAATAGGAAACATAGCTTCTATAGTTTATAGTAGTAAAGAAGGTAAAAAAGAAAAAGAAAGTATAATATCAAGGCTTTTCAGGTAG
- a CDS encoding HU family DNA-binding protein, with translation MNKSELITSMAEKSKLTKKDAEAALKAFIETVEETLEKGDKVQLIGFGTFETRERAAREGRNPRTKEVINIPASTVPVFKAGKEFKDRVNK, from the coding sequence GTGAATAAATCAGAATTAATCACTAGCATGGCAGAAAAAAGCAAATTAACAAAGAAAGATGCTGAAGCAGCTTTAAAGGCTTTTATTGAAACAGTTGAAGAAACTCTAGAAAAGGGTGACAAAGTTCAATTAATCGGATTTGGTACTTTTGAAACTAGAGAAAGAGCTGCTAGAGAAGGAAGAAATCCAAGAACTAAGGAAGTTATCAATATTCCAGCATCTACAGTACCAGTTTTTAAAGCAGGTAAAGAATTTAAAGACAGAGTTAATAAGTAA
- the yabQ gene encoding spore cortex biosynthesis protein YabQ yields MPLTLEVQFQTVLYSILSGILIGVLFDLYSMVRGIKVPKIIVIIEDILFWVLTAITVFTFLLYKNYAFLGPYVYVFMILTLIIYLKIISSKVRKIEMYIIEKVSWLFRITFKTLSYPLKIVYYNILGKK; encoded by the coding sequence ATGCCGTTAACTTTAGAAGTTCAATTTCAAACTGTACTATATTCTATTTTATCTGGTATTTTAATTGGTGTTTTATTTGATTTATATAGTATGGTAAGAGGAATAAAAGTACCTAAAATAATAGTCATAATTGAAGATATATTATTTTGGGTATTAACGGCCATAACAGTCTTTACTTTCTTACTATATAAGAACTATGCTTTCCTAGGGCCATATGTTTATGTATTTATGATTTTAACGTTAATCATTTATTTAAAAATTATTAGTTCAAAAGTTAGAAAAATAGAAATGTATATTATAGAAAAAGTAAGCTGGCTATTTAGAATAACTTTTAAAACTTTATCCTATCCTTTAAAAATAGTATATTATAATATTCTAGGAAAAAAGTAG
- a CDS encoding RNA-binding S4 domain-containing protein gives MRLDKYLKVSRIIKRRTVAKEVCEGGRVFINDKVAKPSTVVKEGDVIEIQFANRSLKAKITNIAEHVKKENAKEMYEILEGEEDKE, from the coding sequence ATGAGATTAGATAAATACCTTAAAGTTTCAAGAATAATAAAGAGAAGAACTGTAGCAAAAGAAGTTTGCGAAGGGGGAAGAGTTTTTATAAATGATAAAGTAGCCAAACCTTCAACTGTTGTTAAGGAAGGCGATGTAATAGAAATACAATTTGCAAATAGATCCTTAAAAGCTAAAATAACTAATATTGCAGAACATGTTAAAAAAGAAAATGCAAAAGAAATGTATGAGATCCTAGAAGGAGAAGAAGATAAAGAATAA
- a CDS encoding FtsB family cell division protein — protein sequence MFAIFIFNYIKQGITIKEIQKEITVSQQELEELRDKNAELQRDLESIGSDEYIEKSARERLGMVKEGEKVVNSQEQN from the coding sequence ATTTTTGCCATTTTTATATTCAATTATATTAAGCAAGGAATTACGATTAAAGAAATCCAAAAAGAAATTACTGTTAGTCAGCAAGAACTAGAGGAACTTAGAGATAAAAATGCAGAACTTCAAAGAGATTTAGAGAGTATTGGTTCTGATGAGTATATTGAAAAGAGTGCTAGGGAAAGGCTAGGGATGGTAAAAGAAGGAGAAAAGGTTGTGAATTCCCAGGAGCAAAATTAA